One segment of Psychromonas sp. psych-6C06 DNA contains the following:
- the tagH gene encoding type VI secretion system-associated FHA domain protein TagH — translation MSIEITIIYSPDSVQISQPSFIFPEEGGTLGRAASNFWVLEDPNKYMSSVHAKISCEAGQYFLTDLSTNGTFINGASEPVGNGNQVVLNEGDHFTISDYEFVAKLSNSMSANMPFAAPENNDPFADFSAGAQSNVNNDFASVDPFKDDASDPFKNDLDDPFAFNNTPSNNDPFAQVSLGNTVDSIAPSIQSEAQTDPLALLDKVDVANNDPFSMASVGSDPFADVGATATNNLSDSVSDNRVMNESVQWPTASPEKSLIPDDWDDWDDDLLGSDPAPANTFQPSSIPEPVINQPQVSPASATPQTFASTLDSFNAVNGAEQVDDLMVEQPAIVNDPFAQPAQTSAFSQTQTIPDDPFTEQVEVELSPFQPTHDPVADTGPVASVASASMVGATATLAEPKQHNTHSEQAYQQLTVKNQQLELQNQQLRTEVEALKQQLLVAQQPAQPSTTPAMSASGDLNRVVDAMGLAKWNLDDAKKIQINDTVGLLMRETMQGMMQVLKFRKKIKEEFRINVTTIQSVENNPLKFSANIDDALENMFIKENNAYKAPVDAVKEGFQGIAEHQVAVVAGMQAAFRGLIERFDPNHLESRFEKYKSTSLLSLGSKTKRWNAYKEYHKGLVDNLDDSFQHLFGYDFVQAYEEQMQSLITARVTANNDEQTSN, via the coding sequence ATGTCGATTGAAATAACAATAATATATTCTCCTGATAGCGTGCAGATTAGCCAACCTAGCTTTATTTTTCCGGAAGAAGGGGGCACGTTAGGCAGGGCTGCAAGTAATTTTTGGGTTTTAGAAGATCCCAATAAATATATGTCTTCGGTACATGCGAAAATATCCTGCGAAGCGGGACAGTACTTTTTAACTGATTTGAGTACTAATGGCACATTTATCAATGGCGCTTCTGAGCCCGTAGGTAATGGTAACCAAGTTGTCCTTAACGAGGGTGACCATTTCACGATTAGTGATTATGAATTCGTGGCTAAGCTCAGTAATTCAATGTCTGCAAACATGCCATTCGCGGCCCCAGAAAATAACGATCCATTTGCAGATTTTTCTGCCGGTGCGCAGAGTAATGTTAATAATGACTTTGCAAGCGTTGATCCCTTTAAAGATGATGCTTCTGATCCTTTTAAAAACGATTTAGATGATCCCTTTGCTTTTAATAATACGCCTAGTAACAATGATCCATTTGCACAGGTAAGCTTAGGAAATACAGTTGATAGTATTGCGCCAAGCATACAAAGTGAAGCACAGACAGATCCCCTAGCTTTGTTGGATAAAGTTGATGTCGCTAATAACGACCCGTTCTCAATGGCAAGTGTCGGTAGCGATCCTTTTGCTGATGTCGGGGCAACGGCAACAAATAATCTTTCTGACTCAGTGTCTGATAATCGAGTAATGAATGAGTCCGTGCAGTGGCCAACGGCGAGTCCGGAGAAAAGCCTTATTCCTGATGATTGGGATGACTGGGACGATGATTTGCTTGGCTCAGATCCCGCACCAGCTAATACTTTTCAGCCTTCATCAATCCCTGAGCCTGTTATAAATCAGCCACAGGTAAGTCCTGCAAGCGCAACACCGCAAACGTTCGCTAGTACTTTGGATAGTTTTAATGCTGTTAATGGTGCAGAGCAAGTTGATGACTTGATGGTTGAGCAGCCTGCCATTGTAAATGATCCCTTTGCACAGCCAGCGCAAACTAGTGCATTTAGCCAAACGCAAACTATTCCTGATGATCCTTTTACTGAGCAGGTTGAAGTTGAATTATCACCATTTCAACCGACTCATGATCCTGTTGCCGACACTGGACCGGTTGCAAGTGTCGCCAGTGCAAGCATGGTCGGTGCGACGGCAACATTAGCCGAGCCTAAACAACATAATACCCATAGCGAACAAGCGTACCAGCAATTAACGGTTAAGAATCAGCAATTAGAATTACAAAACCAACAACTGCGCACTGAGGTTGAAGCTTTAAAACAGCAACTCTTGGTGGCACAGCAACCAGCGCAACCTTCGACAACACCTGCAATGAGTGCAAGTGGTGACTTAAATCGAGTTGTCGATGCAATGGGCCTTGCTAAGTGGAACTTGGATGATGCTAAGAAAATTCAGATAAATGATACTGTTGGTCTCTTAATGCGTGAAACGATGCAAGGCATGATGCAGGTCTTAAAATTTCGCAAAAAGATCAAAGAAGAGTTTCGTATTAATGTGACGACAATTCAATCCGTTGAAAATAATCCTTTGAAATTCTCAGCCAATATTGATGATGCATTAGAAAACATGTTCATCAAAGAGAACAATGCTTATAAAGCCCCTGTGGATGCAGTTAAAGAAGGCTTTCAAGGTATTGCTGAACACCAAGTGGCAGTGGTCGCGGGTATGCAGGCGGCTTTCCGTGGCTTAATCGAACGATTCGATCCTAATCACTTAGAAAGTCGATTTGAAAAATATAAAAGTACAAGTTTGCTCAGTTTAGGCAGTAAAACCAAACGTTGGAATGCTTATAAAGAATATCACAAAGGACTTGTTGATAATCTTGATGACTCCTTTCAACATCTTTTTGGCTATGACTTTGTTCAAGCCTATGAAGAGCAAATGCAAAGTTTAATTACCGCCAGAGTAACGGCAAATAACGATGAACAAACCTCTAACTAA
- the tssJ gene encoding type VI secretion system lipoprotein TssJ, with amino-acid sequence MFKSTILTPIYAITMMVLLSSCSAVNTKVGGVLDLDTDFQLSFVVDENINPDDNKVPSPVIIRMYELKSTKLFEKANFIDLYERDSEVLGKSLIGQQVLKAVQPSEQRTANFVLSKDTQYIGLYVEFLQFENAKYKVTIPIAQTNVVSSSAKVQLSENTISILK; translated from the coding sequence ATGTTTAAATCTACAATTTTAACCCCTATTTATGCCATCACAATGATGGTGTTACTAAGCTCATGTTCTGCAGTGAATACTAAAGTGGGCGGTGTTTTAGACCTAGATACCGATTTTCAATTAAGTTTTGTCGTTGATGAAAATATTAACCCTGATGATAATAAGGTACCTTCACCTGTGATCATCAGAATGTATGAATTAAAATCGACTAAGTTATTTGAAAAAGCGAATTTCATTGATCTTTATGAAAGAGATTCAGAGGTACTTGGTAAATCACTGATTGGCCAACAAGTTCTTAAAGCTGTTCAACCTAGTGAACAACGTACTGCTAATTTTGTATTGAGTAAAGATACCCAATACATTGGTTTATATGTTGAATTTTTGCAGTTTGAAAATGCGAAATACAAAGTGACTATTCCTATCGCACAAACTAACGTAGTGAGTAGCTCAGCGAAAGTGCAACTCTCGGAAAACACCATTAGCATTTTAAAATAG
- the tssK gene encoding type VI secretion system baseplate subunit TssK translates to MSLDSKVVWSEGMFLNPHHFQQQERYLERYIQGKCSALGAYAWGVNKIEFDQELLKLGKISLISGAGIFPDGTPFSFPEHNNRPDVFEVPENTANQVVYLAIPVKRPGALEILDSEETQGLARYYSEKQQVRDVSFDGGEALDIAVGKPRLRLLLASDDLSGYATIGVLRIVETREDKNVILDADYIATCSDCAVSPKLSGFLSELVGLLHHRGQSIAGRLADTQRGGTAEIADYMMLQMINRLEPLADHLSKLQSLHPLDLYTEIVQMVGEFSTFVTDTKRPPAFSGYLHSDLQKTFAPVIGSLRKCLTMVYEQTAVSLPLVEKKFGIRVAQITDRTLLTSGVFVLAVRAQVPENTLRSQFPATVKVGPVERIRQLVNAAMPGIPLKALPVAPRQIPYHQGYCYFELERNNEFWKELHHSGGFAFHIGADFPELELDFWSIRQ, encoded by the coding sequence ATGTCATTAGATAGCAAAGTAGTTTGGTCAGAAGGGATGTTCTTAAATCCCCATCATTTTCAGCAGCAAGAACGTTATTTAGAGCGCTACATACAAGGTAAATGTTCAGCACTTGGCGCCTATGCTTGGGGTGTTAACAAGATTGAATTTGATCAAGAGCTATTAAAATTAGGAAAAATTTCACTCATTAGTGGTGCTGGTATCTTCCCAGATGGGACTCCTTTTAGCTTCCCTGAGCATAATAATCGTCCGGATGTCTTTGAGGTTCCTGAAAATACCGCAAATCAAGTCGTTTATCTTGCTATTCCTGTAAAACGCCCCGGTGCACTAGAAATTCTTGATAGTGAAGAAACACAGGGACTTGCGCGTTATTATTCTGAAAAACAACAGGTCCGAGATGTTTCATTTGATGGTGGCGAAGCGTTAGATATTGCAGTAGGTAAACCGCGTTTACGTTTATTGCTCGCTTCTGATGATTTAAGTGGTTATGCAACCATTGGCGTATTACGTATTGTTGAAACACGCGAAGATAAAAACGTTATTTTAGATGCCGACTATATTGCCACCTGTTCTGATTGTGCGGTATCGCCAAAACTATCTGGTTTTTTAAGTGAACTAGTCGGACTTTTGCATCATCGTGGTCAATCAATTGCTGGTCGTTTAGCGGATACGCAACGTGGCGGTACTGCTGAAATTGCTGATTATATGATGTTACAAATGATCAATCGTTTAGAGCCACTTGCAGATCATTTGTCTAAATTACAAAGCTTACACCCACTTGATTTATACACCGAAATTGTACAAATGGTAGGTGAGTTTTCAACTTTTGTTACCGATACAAAAAGGCCTCCAGCATTTTCCGGTTACTTGCACAGTGACTTACAAAAGACCTTTGCGCCTGTTATCGGTTCATTGCGTAAATGCTTGACCATGGTTTATGAACAAACAGCGGTTTCATTACCATTAGTTGAGAAAAAATTTGGTATACGTGTTGCTCAAATTACTGATCGTACTTTATTAACAAGTGGTGTATTTGTATTAGCTGTACGTGCACAAGTGCCTGAAAATACATTACGTAGTCAATTTCCGGCAACGGTTAAAGTGGGGCCTGTTGAGCGTATTCGCCAGTTGGTTAATGCTGCCATGCCAGGCATCCCACTTAAAGCTCTGCCTGTAGCACCAAGACAAATCCCATATCATCAAGGATATTGTTATTTTGAGCTGGAACGAAACAATGAGTTTTGGAAAGAGCTACATCACTCTGGTGGTTTTGCCTTCCATATCGGCGCCGATTTTCCTGAGCTAGAACTGGATTTCTGGTCAATTCGCCAATAA
- the icmH gene encoding type IVB secretion system protein IcmH/DotU, producing the protein MSAPDNADKTVFRQPINRGDGTVVRPMPGGRAVAGQPAPAAPAYQPQAAVPRENIPRDLSALNGLNPLVNAASTLLAVFSKTRDALNHPNVGGLHQQLDREIKNFEIKARSEGVKEDNVVVARYLICTILDEAVLNTPWGAESAWNQRTLLSVFHNETAGGEKFFAIIDRLRSNPAENIDVLELAYICLSLGYEGKFRVVSRGREHLEQLRDDLFHIIRTYRGEYERALSPRWQGIGNTRRTLANYIPMWVVASIVAGMLALTYTGFRYWLDQSSAVVSQEFVDVQSQLIPEKKDTSLSK; encoded by the coding sequence ATGTCTGCACCTGACAATGCTGATAAAACGGTTTTTAGACAGCCTATAAACCGTGGTGATGGCACCGTTGTTCGTCCAATGCCCGGTGGACGAGCTGTTGCTGGTCAACCAGCCCCGGCTGCACCAGCCTATCAACCGCAAGCAGCGGTTCCTCGTGAAAATATTCCACGTGATTTATCTGCATTAAACGGACTTAATCCGTTAGTTAATGCTGCTTCTACATTATTAGCTGTTTTTTCTAAAACACGCGATGCGCTTAACCATCCTAATGTCGGTGGTTTGCATCAACAGCTTGATAGAGAGATTAAAAACTTTGAGATCAAAGCGCGATCTGAAGGGGTAAAAGAAGATAACGTTGTTGTTGCTCGTTATCTGATATGCACCATTTTGGATGAGGCTGTGTTAAATACACCTTGGGGAGCTGAGAGTGCTTGGAACCAGCGTACGCTGCTAAGTGTGTTTCATAATGAGACCGCTGGTGGTGAAAAATTCTTTGCTATTATCGACCGCCTACGCAGTAACCCTGCTGAAAACATCGATGTGCTAGAACTTGCATATATCTGTTTAAGCTTAGGCTATGAGGGTAAGTTCCGCGTTGTTTCACGTGGCCGTGAGCATTTAGAGCAGTTGCGTGATGATCTGTTCCATATTATTCGCACTTATCGTGGCGAATATGAGCGTGCGCTTTCACCGCGTTGGCAAGGAATTGGTAATACGCGTAGAACGTTAGCTAACTATATTCCAATGTGGGTTGTTGCCAGCATTGTTGCCGGTATGCTGGCATTAACCTACACAGGTTTTAGATATTGGTTAGACCAGTCTTCAGCAGTTGTAAGTCAAGAATTTGTTGATGTACAAAGCCAGCTAATACCAGAAAAGAAAGACACCTCTTTATCTAAATAA
- the tssM gene encoding type VI secretion system membrane subunit TssM, which translates to MKHIIAFFKNRIVISLIGLIILSLLVWFIGPGIKFGDQNTAFLASESTRLIVILIMSLLWGINNLRIQLQEKNNNSKLVNDLQQVDDNAGDIISDQTSEEMLQMNERFSQALTTLKGLNFSGKNSKAALYELPWYIIIGPPGSGKTTALVNSSLDFPLADQFGKGALQGVGGTRNCDWWFTNNAVLIDTAGRYTTQDSHKVIDSSAWEGFLTLLKKHRRRRPINGAIVAISLQELLTQTEEERVKHAKTIRLRIDELMEKLEVRFPVYLMFTKCDLVSGFTEFFEDLGKEEREQILGISLPDAPEASQAPDFATISSEYKNIVKRLYERVLSRLHNERDVKRRSAIQGFPQQMESLQDTIDSFLQQTFVQNRFKLQPYLRGVYFTSGTQDGTPIDRLMASVSANFGFNSVNSNSPLQQGKSYFLGKMFKDVIFPEAELVGTNPFYERLLKWTQRFAYTALVGVSVTLIAFWTGAFSQHENNTQAVQNYLAEYQGYIETQSRYNNDIRATLPALNALAKASIVFDQEQQPWVKSLGMYDDSVNDAADEAYLNHLKLVFYPQLIKYIETHLNSNTIDENLYNAFRTYVMFNKLEHMDKALVQEWFIEKWEVAFAQNSDDKQALLAHLAVFLNTDLQPAVLNNQVLTSTRQRLLRMPIEQRIYQRIKSRPEFSQKVNMLNEMGGAVRDTYLVNPAMQQALIIPVLYTKGSYDQIDFSEDSELIVSIAKEKWLLHDESKNEVNFVSDDLKSISKKVKKLYLTDYNKQWQNIYNAMNVKTVSNLMQANNVMTSFADPIYSPIVAILNVTSFNTELSSQMAANIADDNTKGAKGEIAKFAASKVQWTSVDKKYRDINVLLRESKKQPPPINTALMKISQVQEMLNSISLAPDPNKKAFDLARARYQSGANNAITSLNSYAKNTPEPVKRWLRTLADEAWRIVLRSAHQHVNTEWRNTVYQPYLDSIAGRYPIVANASSDIALFDFVEFFKPGGNIDSFYQGYIKPFITTRGGWRNKSVDKHSLGLSSRTLAQVKRALEIKSVFFRKNPEVPSLAFNLKPNSMPKNNVRFMLEVGDNRLRYSHGPKFWKNLTWMADGEQNRVRIVFEDLDEQEHSKTFHGPWAWFKLLKESKVTKTSAKSTYIVTFAIANGSDDSHKVSYRIQAKSVKNPFEKKLLSKFRCPEGI; encoded by the coding sequence ATGAAACATATCATCGCATTTTTTAAAAATAGAATTGTTATCTCCTTAATTGGATTGATTATCCTGTCACTACTGGTGTGGTTTATCGGGCCCGGCATAAAATTTGGTGATCAAAATACCGCCTTTTTAGCCTCTGAAAGCACGCGTTTGATTGTCATCTTAATTATGTCGCTATTATGGGGCATCAATAACCTGCGTATCCAGCTTCAAGAAAAGAACAACAACAGTAAATTGGTAAACGATTTACAGCAGGTTGATGATAACGCTGGCGATATTATTTCTGATCAAACATCAGAAGAGATGTTGCAGATGAATGAGCGTTTTAGCCAAGCTTTAACGACTTTAAAAGGCTTAAATTTCAGCGGTAAAAATTCCAAAGCTGCTCTCTATGAATTGCCATGGTACATTATTATTGGCCCTCCTGGCTCGGGTAAAACGACAGCATTGGTAAACTCTAGTTTAGATTTCCCGCTTGCTGATCAGTTTGGTAAAGGGGCGTTACAAGGTGTCGGTGGAACGCGTAATTGTGATTGGTGGTTTACCAATAATGCCGTGTTGATTGATACGGCTGGTCGTTACACTACACAAGATAGTCACAAAGTCATCGATAGCTCTGCATGGGAAGGTTTTTTAACTCTATTGAAAAAACATCGCCGCAGAAGACCGATTAATGGTGCGATTGTTGCTATAAGTTTACAAGAACTGTTAACGCAAACGGAAGAAGAGCGTGTTAAGCACGCGAAGACTATCCGCTTACGCATTGATGAATTAATGGAGAAATTAGAAGTTCGCTTCCCTGTTTATTTAATGTTTACCAAGTGTGACTTAGTGTCTGGTTTTACAGAGTTTTTTGAAGATCTTGGTAAAGAGGAACGTGAGCAAATTTTGGGTATTTCCTTACCCGATGCACCAGAAGCGTCTCAGGCACCTGATTTTGCAACTATTAGTAGCGAATATAAAAATATCGTTAAACGTCTTTACGAACGCGTTTTATCGCGCTTGCACAATGAACGTGATGTGAAGCGTCGAAGCGCTATTCAAGGTTTCCCACAGCAGATGGAAAGTCTACAAGACACCATTGATAGTTTCTTACAGCAAACCTTTGTACAAAACCGCTTTAAGCTTCAACCCTATTTACGTGGTGTTTACTTTACTAGTGGAACGCAGGATGGAACGCCGATCGATCGCTTAATGGCATCGGTTTCAGCTAACTTTGGCTTTAACAGCGTTAATAGTAATAGTCCTTTACAGCAAGGTAAAAGTTACTTTTTAGGAAAAATGTTTAAGGATGTTATTTTTCCAGAAGCTGAATTAGTCGGGACAAACCCCTTTTATGAGCGACTATTAAAATGGACGCAACGTTTTGCTTATACGGCATTAGTTGGTGTCTCTGTTACGCTGATTGCATTTTGGACTGGGGCGTTTTCTCAACATGAAAACAATACTCAAGCGGTACAAAATTATTTAGCCGAGTATCAAGGCTATATCGAAACGCAAAGTAGATACAATAACGATATACGTGCAACGTTGCCGGCACTTAATGCATTAGCTAAAGCTAGTATTGTCTTTGACCAAGAGCAACAGCCTTGGGTTAAAAGTTTAGGTATGTATGATGACAGTGTGAATGATGCTGCCGATGAAGCTTATTTAAACCACCTTAAATTGGTTTTCTATCCGCAACTTATTAAATATATTGAGACACATCTTAATAGCAATACCATTGATGAAAATTTGTATAACGCCTTTAGAACCTATGTCATGTTTAATAAACTTGAACATATGGATAAGGCGCTAGTTCAGGAGTGGTTCATTGAAAAATGGGAAGTTGCTTTCGCACAAAACAGTGACGATAAACAAGCACTACTTGCACATCTTGCTGTGTTCCTCAATACAGATTTACAACCTGCTGTATTAAATAATCAAGTGTTGACCTCAACACGTCAACGTTTATTACGTATGCCAATTGAGCAACGTATCTATCAACGCATAAAGTCTCGACCAGAGTTCTCACAAAAAGTGAATATGCTTAACGAAATGGGCGGCGCTGTCCGGGATACCTATTTAGTTAATCCAGCCATGCAACAGGCATTAATTATCCCTGTTTTGTACACCAAAGGTAGCTATGATCAAATCGACTTTTCAGAAGATTCTGAGTTGATTGTAAGCATCGCTAAAGAAAAGTGGCTATTACATGATGAATCAAAAAATGAAGTTAACTTTGTTAGTGATGATTTAAAAAGTATCAGTAAAAAAGTGAAGAAGCTTTACCTAACCGATTACAATAAGCAGTGGCAGAATATTTACAATGCGATGAATGTAAAAACGGTCAGTAACTTGATGCAAGCCAATAATGTGATGACCAGTTTTGCCGATCCTATTTATTCGCCTATTGTTGCTATTTTGAACGTGACCTCCTTTAATACCGAGCTCTCTAGTCAAATGGCAGCTAATATTGCTGACGATAATACAAAGGGAGCAAAAGGTGAGATCGCTAAGTTTGCAGCGAGTAAAGTGCAATGGACAAGTGTTGATAAAAAATATCGTGATATCAATGTTTTGCTGAGAGAGTCTAAAAAGCAGCCTCCACCAATTAATACTGCTCTGATGAAAATCTCGCAGGTGCAGGAGATGTTAAACTCTATCAGTTTAGCGCCAGATCCAAATAAAAAAGCTTTTGATTTAGCGCGTGCTCGTTACCAAAGTGGTGCCAATAATGCGATCACTTCGCTCAACTCCTACGCGAAAAACACCCCAGAGCCTGTCAAACGTTGGTTAAGAACATTAGCCGATGAAGCATGGCGTATTGTATTGCGCTCAGCGCATCAGCATGTGAATACTGAGTGGCGTAATACCGTATACCAGCCTTATCTAGACAGTATAGCCGGACGTTATCCTATTGTTGCCAATGCGAGCAGCGACATCGCACTGTTTGATTTTGTTGAGTTTTTCAAACCCGGTGGGAATATTGATTCATTCTATCAAGGTTACATTAAACCTTTTATCACCACACGAGGTGGGTGGAGAAACAAAAGTGTTGATAAGCATAGCCTTGGGTTATCTTCAAGAACACTCGCTCAGGTAAAACGAGCGCTAGAAATTAAGAGTGTATTCTTCCGAAAAAATCCAGAAGTACCCAGTTTAGCCTTTAACTTAAAACCTAACTCAATGCCTAAGAACAATGTACGTTTTATGCTTGAAGTTGGTGATAATCGTTTAAGGTATAGCCATGGCCCTAAATTTTGGAAAAATCTAACATGGATGGCGGATGGTGAGCAAAATCGTGTTCGCATTGTGTTTGAAGATCTCGATGAACAGGAGCACAGCAAAACCTTCCATGGTCCTTGGGCTTGGTTTAAGTTATTAAAAGAATCAAAAGTAACCAAGACCTCTGCAAAGAGCACTTATATCGTGACTTTTGCTATTGCTAATGGCAGTGACGATAGCCACAAAGTTTCTTACCGAATCCAAGCAAAAAGTGTTAAGAATCCTTTTGAGAAGAAACTGTTGAGTAAATTTAGATGTCCAGAGGGAATCTGA
- the tagF gene encoding type VI secretion system-associated protein TagF, with protein MNMQQPLGLYGKLPNYGDFIHRNLPAKFINVWDDWLQQFVSGSQTQMGEQWLDVYLTSPIWRFVLSAGIIDEQHWAGIVLPSVDQVGRYYPFSIAIPLPSSVNPFEFISTNGQWFEQIEELALRALDGQINLDELSEMSEHQKSLFPMSYRKTGQQLQGNCSQQINFQFAEELPINAYAHLLDSLLTANRAAYSVWSTSGSEKISPCLVSTLGMPLSSQIPAMMDGQWSHWGWTQPYTANE; from the coding sequence ATGAATATGCAACAACCTCTAGGTTTATACGGAAAACTCCCTAATTACGGTGATTTTATTCACCGTAATTTACCGGCAAAGTTTATAAATGTTTGGGATGACTGGTTACAACAGTTTGTTAGTGGCTCGCAAACACAGATGGGTGAACAGTGGCTTGATGTTTACCTCACTAGCCCTATTTGGCGATTTGTTTTATCTGCAGGCATTATTGATGAACAACATTGGGCGGGTATTGTGCTACCCAGTGTTGATCAAGTGGGTCGATATTACCCATTCTCGATTGCCATCCCATTACCTTCTTCGGTAAACCCTTTTGAGTTTATCTCGACTAATGGGCAATGGTTTGAACAGATAGAAGAGCTTGCTTTACGTGCTTTAGATGGACAGATTAATCTTGATGAATTAAGTGAGATGTCCGAACATCAAAAGTCACTTTTTCCGATGTCTTATCGAAAAACAGGTCAACAACTGCAGGGTAACTGTAGCCAGCAAATTAACTTTCAATTTGCAGAAGAGCTACCAATAAATGCTTATGCCCATCTACTAGACAGCTTATTAACGGCGAATCGTGCTGCTTATAGTGTTTGGTCGACAAGTGGCTCAGAAAAAATATCCCCTTGCTTAGTCAGTACCCTAGGGATGCCATTGAGTAGCCAAATACCTGCCATGATGGATGGTCAATGGTCGCATTGGGGTTGGACTCAACCTTACACTGCCAATGAATAA
- a CDS encoding Stp1/IreP family PP2C-type Ser/Thr phosphatase: MNDITIRRPLTWVSEGATDVGTVRPLNEDSFLMQPDMGLWTVADGMGGHDGGSVASQMIVEKLQQLQPQNHLNDIVDTIENSIIEVNDRLLAYSREQLNGRTIGSTVVSLLIKGNVGVCMWAGDSRLYRFRHNQLTQISTDHSHVAELIKQGVISEAEAETHPERNVITRAVGTSEKIDVDIDVFELNVGDQFLLCSDGLYNAVNDVDICACLNLNSPAESVDKLIQTALTNKASDNVSVVLVKGMYQSAE, translated from the coding sequence ATGAATGACATAACGATTAGACGCCCTTTAACTTGGGTAAGTGAAGGGGCAACTGATGTTGGCACGGTAAGACCACTCAACGAAGATTCCTTTTTAATGCAACCCGATATGGGGCTGTGGACCGTCGCAGATGGCATGGGTGGCCATGATGGCGGTAGCGTTGCTAGCCAAATGATTGTTGAAAAATTACAACAGCTACAGCCTCAAAATCATCTTAATGACATTGTTGACACAATTGAAAATAGCATCATAGAAGTCAATGATCGCTTACTTGCATACTCTCGTGAGCAGCTTAATGGTCGTACTATTGGCAGCACTGTAGTGTCATTATTGATTAAAGGTAACGTTGGTGTGTGTATGTGGGCGGGAGATTCACGTTTATACCGTTTTCGTCATAACCAGCTAACCCAAATTAGTACTGACCATAGCCATGTGGCTGAACTTATTAAACAGGGTGTTATTTCAGAGGCTGAAGCTGAAACGCATCCTGAACGTAATGTGATCACTCGCGCAGTAGGGACCTCTGAGAAAATCGATGTTGATATCGATGTCTTTGAGCTTAATGTCGGTGATCAGTTTTTGCTTTGCAGTGACGGGCTTTATAATGCCGTTAATGATGTCGATATTTGTGCTTGTTTAAACCTCAATAGCCCAGCAGAATCGGTTGATAAACTGATACAAACGGCATTAACCAACAAGGCATCAGACAATGTTTCGGTTGTCTTGGTCAAAGGGATGTACCAAAGTGCAGAATAA